In Candidatus Desulfofervidus auxilii, one genomic interval encodes:
- a CDS encoding RNA polymerase sigma factor yields the protein MTDEELIAEFLKGNEKGFERLMKRYQPQAYCLARAIANDREEAKDITQKAFIQAFKRLSSLRQRNRFRSWFFKIILNLCRDYLKNKKSIISLETDREPATSFEEEVIKRDLKEKTKKALSLLPPRQKEVIILRVFQGLSFNEISEILDFKPETARTNFYFGVRNLKQLLRED from the coding sequence ATGACAGATGAAGAATTGATAGCAGAATTTTTAAAAGGAAATGAGAAGGGATTTGAAAGATTGATGAAGCGTTATCAACCCCAAGCCTATTGTTTAGCAAGGGCCATAGCAAATGATAGGGAGGAGGCAAAGGATATTACTCAAAAAGCCTTTATTCAAGCCTTTAAACGATTAAGTTCTCTAAGACAAAGAAACCGTTTTCGGAGCTGGTTTTTTAAAATTATCTTAAATCTTTGTAGGGATTATTTAAAGAATAAGAAGTCAATTATATCCTTAGAAACAGATAGGGAACCAGCTACTTCTTTTGAGGAAGAAGTAATAAAAAGAGATTTAAAAGAAAAGACAAAAAAGGCATTATCTTTACTACCTCCAAGACAGAAGGAAGTAATCATTTTACGGGTGTTTCAGGGACTTAGTTTCAATGAAATTAGTGAAATCCTCGATTTTAAACCGGAAACAGCCCGCACCAATTTTTATTTTGGTGTGAGAAATTTAAAACAATTGTTGAGAGAGGATTAA
- the acs gene encoding acetate--CoA ligase: MAEERIYEEFEHYLTPPSWKDRVWEIEEYKAFYEETIKDKENLEKWWAKWANELPWFKKWNKVLDDSNPPFYRWFVGGETNLAYLCLDRHIEEGRKNQLALIWEGEPWDEMIRRPKEIRKFTYYDLYRRSNRIAYALKEKLGVKRGEILTFYLPMIPELPLYMLAVQRLGAKHSIVYSGFSAFALAQRAMAAGSRIIVTADALYRNGKIIPLKEIVDEAIEICEEKGHKIEHVIMVKRTNRAAIPWIKKRDIWHHEFIRYISENARIEPVKLGSEDMSYILYTSGTTGAPKGAQHSIGGYAVGLYTTMKLIFDIKETDIYWCAADIGWVTGHSYIVYGPLITGTTTLMYEGAPTYPGPDRWWNIIERYGVNVFYTSPTAIRMLMKFPLDYVKKHDLSTIRIFHSVGEPINPEAFRWYYKNIGKENIVASSTWWMTETGQMLTGHFPGLGKIFPLKPGTNGYPLPGVKMEVLDEDGNPCKPGERGYFVITNPWPGMFMTLYQDDQRYIDVYWSKFSKDNKWRFYTGDFAVKDQDGYLWVLGRADDVLNIAGHRVGTAEVESAMVMHPAVAEAACVGKPHEIKGEVAFVFTVLKQGFVPSDELVGELRNHLRKTIGPIVASDATILLVDMVPKTRSGKIMRRLLKAVITGQKLGDVTTLEDESAIKEAEKAYEYLKTTLEREMA; encoded by the coding sequence ATGGCAGAGGAAAGAATTTATGAGGAATTTGAGCACTATTTGACACCTCCCTCTTGGAAAGATCGCGTCTGGGAAATTGAAGAATACAAGGCTTTTTATGAAGAAACAATCAAAGACAAAGAAAACCTTGAGAAGTGGTGGGCAAAATGGGCAAATGAGCTTCCCTGGTTCAAGAAGTGGAATAAGGTTCTCGATGATAGCAATCCTCCATTTTATAGATGGTTTGTAGGAGGAGAAACAAATCTAGCTTATCTTTGTTTGGATCGCCATATTGAAGAGGGAAGAAAAAACCAATTGGCCTTGATTTGGGAAGGAGAACCATGGGATGAAATGATTAGAAGACCTAAAGAAATCAGAAAATTTACTTATTATGACCTTTATCGAAGGTCAAATCGTATTGCTTATGCCTTGAAGGAAAAATTGGGGGTAAAAAGGGGTGAGATTTTGACCTTTTATTTACCCATGATTCCTGAACTCCCACTTTACATGCTAGCTGTTCAAAGGTTAGGGGCCAAACATAGCATTGTTTACAGTGGATTCAGCGCCTTTGCCCTAGCTCAAAGGGCCATGGCTGCTGGTTCTCGCATAATTGTTACGGCAGATGCCCTATATAGAAATGGGAAAATAATACCTTTAAAGGAAATTGTGGATGAGGCCATAGAAATATGTGAAGAAAAGGGTCATAAGATAGAGCATGTAATTATGGTCAAAAGAACCAATAGAGCAGCTATACCCTGGATTAAAAAGAGAGATATTTGGCATCACGAGTTTATTAGATATATTTCTGAGAATGCAAGAATTGAACCAGTAAAGTTAGGTTCTGAAGATATGTCCTACATCCTTTACACATCTGGCACAACAGGCGCTCCTAAAGGTGCGCAACACAGTATTGGTGGATATGCAGTGGGGCTTTATACCACTATGAAACTCATATTCGATATAAAGGAAACAGATATTTACTGGTGTGCAGCGGACATAGGTTGGGTAACGGGGCATTCTTATATCGTGTATGGTCCCCTTATAACCGGTACCACAACGCTCATGTATGAAGGAGCACCAACTTATCCTGGGCCGGATAGATGGTGGAACATCATAGAAAGATATGGAGTAAATGTGTTTTATACCTCTCCTACCGCTATTAGAATGTTAATGAAATTCCCATTAGACTATGTGAAAAAACACGATTTATCTACGATAAGAATCTTCCATTCTGTAGGAGAGCCAATCAATCCAGAAGCATTCCGTTGGTATTATAAAAATATAGGTAAGGAAAACATTGTGGCCTCCAGCACCTGGTGGATGACCGAAACAGGCCAGATGTTAACAGGGCATTTTCCAGGCCTGGGAAAAATCTTTCCTTTAAAACCAGGCACAAATGGTTACCCTTTACCTGGTGTAAAGATGGAAGTATTGGATGAAGATGGGAATCCCTGTAAACCTGGAGAAAGAGGTTATTTTGTCATCACCAATCCCTGGCCAGGGATGTTTATGACATTATATCAAGATGACCAGAGATATATTGATGTATATTGGTCAAAGTTTTCTAAAGACAACAAATGGCGCTTTTATACAGGAGATTTTGCAGTTAAAGACCAAGATGGATATTTGTGGGTTTTAGGAAGGGCAGATGATGTGCTTAATATTGCCGGTCATCGTGTTGGCACTGCTGAAGTGGAATCAGCAATGGTCATGCACCCAGCGGTAGCTGAAGCAGCTTGTGTAGGTAAACCTCACGAAATTAAGGGAGAAGTAGCCTTTGTCTTCACTGTGCTTAAACAGGGATTTGTGCCCAGTGATGAGCTTGTAGGAGAACTGAGAAACCACTTAAGAAAGACCATTGGCCCTATAGTGGCATCAGATGCTACTATTCTCTTAGTAGATATGGTACCTAAAACCAGAAGTGGAAAAATCATGAGGAGATTGTTAAAAGCGGTGATCACTGGTCAAAAACTAGGAGACGTTACCACTTTAGAAGATGAAAGTGCTATTAAAGAGGCAGAAAAGGCCTATGAATACCTAAAAACAACCTTGGAGAGAGAAATGGCTTAA